One genomic segment of Podarcis raffonei isolate rPodRaf1 chromosome 7, rPodRaf1.pri, whole genome shotgun sequence includes these proteins:
- the ZHX2 gene encoding zinc fingers and homeoboxes protein 2 yields the protein MASKRKSTTPCMVRASEAIEQESPKDCSMGREATGTPEQDASNGLVAGKESCENDCEVIEGKSSPANPARKPLGGYECKYCPYSTQNLNEFTEHIDTQHPNVILNPLYVCAECNFTTKKYDSLSEHNAKLHPGENNFKLKLIKLNNQTVLEQSIEAASSSVAVETPEIEVVPVGHSGTSKTTPVGKPKVEGRKVSLETHLDGIPHLITEATEPITCINGAELLHDILAHVMPSVQLPPNISLVPKVPVPLNSTKYNSALDTNTTMISSFNKFPYPTQAELSWLTAASKHPEEQIRIWFATQRLKHGISWSPEEVEEARKKMFNGTIQPAAQTIAVLPAHVAAAKMPQPMIQTAVPCQILSQTGLVLTQVSNGSNVSPIALAVAANQGQKRSMQAQKAVPEVKRPHVVAAEVSSKQIAPAAPTSTTAVPLSPGLLANDRKKTKEQIAALKASFIVSQFPDNAEVYRLIEVTGLSRSEIKKWFSDHRYRSQRGIVHITSESLAKDQVALVAARQARNYNPYPDFTFQKFKGKSREQLAVLEESFIKSSFPTQSELERLRNEACMTSREVEAWFSERRKLRDNMEQAVLDSMGPSVKNKEEGASNGAIGPTEQFDVSQAATSLSRCSTAFAPSSQEQAHLLKTTFARTQWPTPQEYDELAAQTGLTRTEIVRWFKENRSCLRTGTLKWLDQYQQQHAVDGYDEAKGPAATETASSSSEGVQQPSKEHLKPEKQDIEGMEKSECSDRGSQGNNENKGNVSWVEVTIDDDDDASDCMDSWGQAAPGSKAGFDSESIPGDTSHT from the coding sequence ATGGCTAGCAAAAGGAAATCGACCACTCCATGTATGGTTCGAGCATCTGAGGCCATAGAGCAGGAATCTCCCAAGGACTGTAGTATGGGAAGGGAAGCAACCGGCACTCCAGAGCAGGATGCGAGCAATGGTTTGGTGGCCGGTAAGGAGAGCTGCGAAAATGACTGTGAGGTGATCGAAGGGAAATCCTCCCCGGCCAACCCGGCCAGGAAACCCCTCGGAGGCTACGAATGTAAGTACTGCCCCTATTCCACGCAGAATCTGAATGAGTTCACGGAGCACATAGACACCCAGCACCCCAACGTCATCCTCAACCCCCTGTACGTGTGTGCCGAATGCAACTTCACAACCAAAAAGTATGATTCCTTATCTGAACACAACGCCAAACTCCACCCGGGAGAGAACAACTTCAAGCTCAAGTTGATCAAGCTCAACAACCAGACCGTCCTAGAGCAATCCATTGAGGCGGCGAGCAGCTCAGTTGCCGTGGAAACCCCTGAAATCGAGGTGGTTCCTGTTGGGCATAGTGGTACAAGCAAGACCACCCCGGTTGGGAAGCCTAAAGTCGAAGGCAGGAAAGTTTCTTTAGAGACCCACCTGGATGGGATCCCTCACCTGATTACGGAGGCCACAGAGCCTATCACATGCATTAACGGAGCAGAGCTCCTCCACGATATCCTGGCCCATGTGATGCCCTCTGTGCAGCTCCCGCCGAACATCAGCCTGGTTCCCAAAGTCCCCGTGCCGCTGAACAGTACCAAATACAATTCCGCACTGGACACCAACACAACCATGATCAGCTCCTTCAACAAGTTTCCGTACCCGACGCAGGCGGAGTTGTCGTGGTTGACGGCCGCATCCAAGCACCCTGAGGAACAGATCCGGATTTGGTTTGCCACCCAGCGGCTGAAGCATGGCATCAGCTGGTCTCCGGAAGAGGTGGAGGAGGCAAGGAAGAAGATGTTCAACGGCACTATCCAACCAGCGGCCCAGACCATTGCCGTTCTGCCCGCTCACGTCGCCGCTGCAAAAATGCCGCAGCCGATGATCCAGACGGCTGTGCCTTGCCAGATACTTAGCCAGACCGGCCTGGTTTTGACGCAAGTCTCAAACGGGTCCAATGTTTCCCCCATTGCCCTTGCCGTGGCGGCCAACCAAGGGCAGAAGCGGAGCATGCAGGCCCAGAAGGCCGTCCCAGAAGTCAAGCGCCCGCACGTTGTCGCCGCGGAGGTCTCGTCCAAACAGATCGCCCCTGCTGCTCCGACGAGCACGACCGCAGTGCCCTTGTCTCCTGGGCTGCTGGCAAATGACCGCAAGAAGACTAAGGAGCAAATAGCAGCCCTGAAGGCGAGTTTTATTGTCAGCCAGTTCCCCGATAACGCGGAAGTGTACAGGCTGATAGAAGTCACGGGCCTCTCCCGAAGCGAGATAAAAAAGTGGTTCAGCGACCACCGATACCGGAGCCAGCGAGGGATTGTCCACATCACGAGCGAGTCGCTAGCCAAGGACCAGGTTGCTCTTGTGGCTGCAAGGCAGGCGCGGAACTATAATCCATACCCGGACTTCACTTTCCAGAAGTTCAAAGGAAAATCCAGAGAACAGCTGGCGGTCCTTGAAGAAAGCTTTATCAAGAGTTCTTTTCCAACCCAAAGCGAGTTGGAAAGGCTCCGGAACGAAGCCTGCATGACTAGTCGAGAGGTTGAGGCCTGGTTCTCCGAGCGCAGAAAGCTCAGGGATAATATGGAACAAGCCGTCTTGGACTCGATGGGGCCGAGCGTAAAGAATAAGGAGGAAGGGGCTTCCAATGGTGCCATTGGTCCGACAGAGCAGTTTGACGTCTCCCAGGCAGCGACCTCTTTGTCCAGGTGCTCAACGGCATTTGCCCCAAGTAGCCAAGAGCAGGCGCACCTGCTGAAGACCACATTTGCGAGGACGCAGTGGCCGACTCCACAGGAGTATGACGAGTTGGCGGCTCAGACGGGGCTCACGAGGACCGAAATAGTGCGTTGGTTCAAAGAGAACAGGAGCTGCCTACGAACCGGGACGCTAAAATGGCTGGACCAATACCAGCAGCAGCATGCCGTCGACGGATATGACGAGGCAAAAGGACCAGCAGCCACCGAGACAGCGAGTAGCAGTAGCGAGGGGGTTCAGCAACCTAGTAAAGAGCATCTGAAGCCGGAGAAGCAGGACATAGAGGGCATGGAGAAATCTGAATGCAGTGACCGAGGTAGTCAAGGCAATAACGAGAACAAGGGAAATGTGAGTTGGGTGGAAGTCACCATCGACGATGACGATGATGCTTCGGACTGTATGGACAGCTGGGGTCAAGCAGCGCCGGGAAGCAAAGCAGGTTTTGATTCTGAAAGTATACCTGGCGACACCTCTCACACCTAA